A DNA window from Chlamydia felis Fe/C-56 contains the following coding sequences:
- a CDS encoding type III secretion chaperone Slc1: protein MSRQNAEENLKNFARELKLPDVAFDQNNTCILFVDGEFSLHLTYEEHSDRLYVYAPLLDGLPDNTQRKLALYEKLLEGSMLGGQMAGGGVGVATKEQLILMHCVLDMKYAETNLLKAFAQLFIETVVKWRTVCADICAGREPSVDTMPQMPQSGGGGMQPPPTGIRA from the coding sequence ATGTCCAGGCAAAATGCTGAGGAAAATCTAAAAAATTTTGCTAGGGAATTAAAGCTTCCCGACGTGGCTTTTGATCAGAACAATACATGCATTTTGTTTGTGGATGGCGAATTTTCCCTTCACCTCACTTACGAAGAACATTCTGATCGTTTGTATGTTTACGCACCTTTGTTAGATGGGTTGCCAGATAATACCCAAAGAAAGTTAGCTCTCTACGAAAAGCTTTTAGAAGGTTCTATGCTTGGCGGACAAATGGCTGGGGGCGGCGTTGGAGTTGCTACAAAAGAACAGCTCATTTTGATGCACTGTGTTTTAGATATGAAATATGCTGAAACAAATCTCTTAAAAGCTTTTGCTCAGTTGTTTATTGAAACTGTGGTGAAATGGCGAACTGTCTGTGCTGATATTTGTGCTGGCAGAGAACCTTCTGTAGATACTATGCCTCAAATGCCTCAATCTGGTGGTGGTGGAATGCAACCTCCTCCTACAGGAATTCGGGCGTAG